The DNA segment TTCTAACCGTTTAAAGAATTATAGATAGATCTGGCACAGGAGCAGGGACTCGAACCCCGAACTTCAGTTTTGGAGACAGACATTTTACCATTAAACTACTCCTGTGTGAAAACAAAAAAGGCTTGCTGTTATGTGAACAGCAAGCCTTTTGAATATATCTTCTTATGGCATTACAATGCAGGGCCGTTCACATTCCGATTTGAAATGTGCCACCACCATGCAGTATTTACCAGATTTGATTTCATGTGTCTAAAATAGTATATCACAAAGATAAAGAAGTGTCTTTTTAAAATGCAAGACTAAAGTCATATTTTTTTTATATGAATTTCTAGCTGATAAAATTTTATAGTTTGGAAAGTAACTAAGAATATTTCAAAATATCATTTTACTGTAAAATCAATGCGATTCATTATTTTGACTTAAAGTTAGCCATTTGAGTATTTAAAAGTATATCTCCACCAAATGAAACATTCTTTATACAGTTCATCCAATCATAACAATCAGGAAAAACTTATTCACTTTCTCAGAAGCACCAATCTTGTTTCTGCCACTACAGCTATAGAAATCGCTTCTTGTTTTCGGGTAAAACACATCAACAAATATGATTTCCATTTACAGGAAGGCCAGATTCTGAATGAATACCTTTTTCTCGATACAGGATTTATGAGAGCCTTTGCCCATAATACAGAGGGCAATGAAGTAACCACCAACTTTTATGCTCAGAATCAGGTTGTATTTGAAGTTTCCTCTTTCTTCAATCGTATTCCATCCAGAGAAAATATTCAGGCATTGACTGATTGTAGCGGGTGGTGTATCACGTACGAAGAGGTAAACCAACTGTTTCATTCCATTCCTGAATTCAGAGAATTTGGTCGTTCTATGCTGGTTCAGGGGTTTTCTGCTTTAAAAATACGCATGTTATCTATGATCACAGATACTGCCGAAGAACGTTACGCCAAACTGTTACATACTAATCCTGAAATATTTCAGAATGCTCCCTTAAAAACCATCGCCTCCTTTCTGGGTATAACAGATACCTCACTCAGTCGAATTCGAAAAGAATTTAGCCGAAAATAAGCTATTCATACATTTCTTGTCATTTGGCAAGAATAGTGTCTATATAGTGTGCTTCCTTTGTATTGTTCTTAACAATCATCCCACTAACATCATGGAAACACTCCCATTGCACATCAGCCTGGTCTTTGTGGTAATTACACTTCTTACTGTTTTTGTTTTTTATAAAGCAGCAGGGCAATCCAGAATTACATTGTTTGTGATCTTGTCTTGGTTAATTCTACAAATGATAGTAAGTTATACAGGGTTTTATTCTAATATAGAAGCTGTTCCTCCCCGTTCCATTTTCTTTCTTGCTCCGCCAGTACTTTTTATATTCATACTTAGTATTACCCCCTCAGGAAAAAACTTCTTATCCCAACTAGACATTAAAACACTAACTCTTTTACACAGTATTCGTATACCTGTAGAACTAGTATTGTTCTGG comes from the Xanthocytophaga agilis genome and includes:
- a CDS encoding Crp/Fnr family transcriptional regulator, whose amino-acid sequence is MKHSLYSSSNHNNQEKLIHFLRSTNLVSATTAIEIASCFRVKHINKYDFHLQEGQILNEYLFLDTGFMRAFAHNTEGNEVTTNFYAQNQVVFEVSSFFNRIPSRENIQALTDCSGWCITYEEVNQLFHSIPEFREFGRSMLVQGFSALKIRMLSMITDTAEERYAKLLHTNPEIFQNAPLKTIASFLGITDTSLSRIRKEFSRK